Proteins encoded together in one Salinibacter grassmerensis window:
- a CDS encoding acetylglutamate kinase, with translation MQSLYLIYLDRHHLGDELFLKSLAQHFSDAGTGAPTCVLVHGSGEKVERTLEAQGYFPERTDGVIEVETEDQRRLVERAVREVNQDIVAALTDEVVSTVGIQGVDRGLFRLGDDASLQAANVGWLSALLKQHVLPVVSALVETSDTGTVHEVGTEEAVRALARALGDAFEPSICVLTTAEVAGVPDEAGGVQSEIESTTLEDQPIPEPAAVRRLVETEVPVLVTNLQGLFSGDEPVGTRVRP, from the coding sequence ATGCAATCCCTCTATCTCATCTACCTCGATCGTCACCACCTCGGGGACGAGCTCTTCCTCAAGTCGTTGGCCCAGCACTTTTCCGATGCAGGGACAGGCGCGCCGACCTGCGTGTTGGTCCACGGAAGCGGCGAGAAGGTGGAACGCACCCTGGAGGCACAGGGCTATTTCCCAGAACGCACCGACGGAGTGATTGAGGTAGAGACCGAAGACCAGCGGCGGCTCGTGGAGCGGGCCGTACGGGAGGTCAACCAGGACATCGTGGCGGCACTGACCGACGAGGTCGTATCCACCGTAGGAATTCAGGGCGTGGACCGCGGGCTGTTTCGGCTGGGCGACGATGCGTCCCTGCAGGCGGCCAATGTGGGATGGCTGTCGGCGCTTCTCAAGCAACATGTCCTCCCGGTCGTGTCCGCCCTCGTCGAGACCTCAGATACCGGAACCGTGCACGAGGTGGGGACGGAAGAGGCGGTGCGGGCGCTGGCACGGGCGCTGGGCGACGCGTTTGAGCCGAGCATCTGCGTGCTGACGACTGCCGAGGTTGCGGGGGTGCCCGACGAGGCAGGGGGAGTGCAGTCGGAGATCGAGAGCACGACCCTGGAGGACCAGCCGATCCCGGAGCCGGCGGCCGTGCGTCGCCTGGTGGAGACGGAGGTGCCGGTTCTGGTCACGAACCTGCAGGGGTTGTTTAGCGGAGACGAACCCGTCGGCACGCGTGTCCGGCCGTAA
- a CDS encoding histone H1 encodes MSTFEERYSELSETLEGAEEDLMKFYEKGNKAAGTRARKSLMKLKKLSHEVRQEIQDIKNEEL; translated from the coding sequence ATGAGTACATTTGAGGAACGATACAGCGAGTTGTCCGAGACCCTTGAGGGGGCCGAAGAGGACCTGATGAAGTTTTACGAGAAGGGCAACAAGGCCGCCGGCACACGTGCCCGGAAGAGCCTCATGAAGCTGAAGAAGTTGTCCCACGAAGTCCGGCAAGAGATCCAGGACATCAAGAACGAAGAGCTTTAG
- a CDS encoding DUF3078 domain-containing protein, translated as MPHRIISGVLAIICLAVAGTPVFAQPGLPSLPNPQESPTSDTADAEWESELTGKISVAQAAYRNWQEGGVNSLSFTTSLDGATEQEGDRWAQAYSARFALGYINQEDREVRKAEDRIRLQANLQYQGDGFFNTFSPTLAGDLRTQFAPGFAYSENPYQDEAGVDPTNPRIDEEPPVRTSSFFAPGTVTESIGLTYDPLDQLSLRLGVAAKQTVVAEPDFRVLYGVDPDNLVRSEAGGQFSANLDQRLSESVRYRSQLDVFFAVNQLDNPPDAVWDNVINLQVNDWITTDLEFVALFDEDTSSAIQIREAISVGVSFTLL; from the coding sequence ATGCCCCACCGAATAATTTCTGGTGTCCTCGCAATCATCTGTCTCGCCGTGGCGGGAACGCCCGTCTTTGCCCAGCCGGGACTTCCCTCACTCCCCAATCCTCAAGAGAGCCCGACCTCCGACACGGCCGACGCAGAGTGGGAGTCCGAGTTGACTGGGAAGATTTCCGTCGCGCAGGCCGCGTATCGAAACTGGCAGGAGGGAGGGGTCAACTCGCTGTCGTTTACGACCTCACTGGACGGGGCGACCGAGCAAGAGGGCGACCGGTGGGCACAGGCCTACAGCGCACGGTTTGCCCTCGGCTACATCAATCAGGAGGATCGCGAAGTCCGAAAGGCGGAGGATCGGATCCGTCTCCAGGCCAACCTGCAGTACCAGGGAGACGGCTTTTTCAACACGTTCAGCCCCACCCTGGCCGGAGACCTTCGGACACAGTTTGCACCCGGGTTCGCGTACTCTGAAAATCCGTACCAGGACGAAGCGGGTGTGGACCCCACCAACCCGCGGATCGACGAAGAGCCTCCCGTACGCACCTCCTCGTTTTTTGCCCCTGGGACCGTCACGGAGTCGATCGGTCTCACCTACGATCCGCTCGACCAGCTCTCGCTCCGGTTGGGCGTTGCCGCGAAGCAAACGGTCGTGGCCGAACCGGACTTTCGGGTCCTTTATGGGGTTGACCCGGACAATCTAGTGCGGTCGGAGGCGGGAGGACAGTTCTCTGCGAACCTGGATCAGCGGCTCTCCGAGAGCGTCCGGTACCGGTCCCAGCTCGACGTCTTCTTCGCCGTGAATCAACTCGACAACCCCCCCGATGCCGTCTGGGACAACGTCATCAATCTCCAGGTGAACGACTGGATTACCACGGACCTGGAGTTCGTGGCCCTCTTCGACGAAGACACCTCTAGCGCAATTCAGATCAGGGAGGCGATTTCGGTCGGGGTGTCGTTTACGCTCCTGTAG